The sequence GGCTACACCGTGCGCGGCCTGGAAAACATCGAGCGCGGCGACTACTCCTTGGGCGTGGTGATGTTTCCGCTGAGCGACTATCGGATCGGCGATGAGACGCCCTATCTGTTGGTCGACGATCAGCCGTTGGTCGCCACGGTGCGCCCGCTGTCCATCGCCGCGGCCCAGCGCGGTCTCCAAGGCGAGGATCGGAATTGAACGTCCCGGAAAAACGCCTAGTGCTGGGCACCGCCGGTCACGTGGATCACGGCAAGACGAGCATGGTCCTGCGGCTGAGCGGGATCGACACCGATCGGCTCAAAGAGGAGAAGACCCGCGGGATCACCATCGAGCTCGGGTTCGCCTTCATCGACCTGCCCTCGGGAATCAGGCTCGGGATCGTGGACGTGCCGGGCCACGAGCGTTTCGTGCGCGCCATGGTCGCCGGTGCGGGCGGGATCGACCTGTTGGCCCTGATCGTGGCCGCGGACGAGGGGGTGATGCCCCAGACCCGCGAGCACTTCGAGATCTGCCGCCTGCTCGGCGTGCGCCACGGGCTGATCGTGCTGACCAAGATCGACCTGGTCGAGGATCCGGAGCTGCTCGAGATGGCGCGACAGGACGTGGCCGAACTGGTGGCCGATACTTTTCTGGCCGACGCGCCGCTGGTCGAGTTCTCGGCGACCACCGGCCAGGGCCGCGACGAGCTGATCGCCGTGCTCGACGCTCTGGCGCAGCAGGTCGAGCAACGCCCCACCGACGGACTGTTCCGCATGCCCATCGACCGCGTGTTCACCCTGCGCGGCCTGGGAACCGTGGTTACCGGCACATCGATCGAGGGCGAGATCCAAGTCGGCGCCGAGGTCGAGGTGCTGCCCTCGCGTAAACGCGCCAAAGTGCGCTCGATTCAGGTCCACGGCGAGTCGGCCGACGCGGCGCGGGCGGGCCAGCGCACAGCGATCAACCTGCAGGGGGTCGACCGCGACGAGATCGAGCGCGGCGAGGTGCTCGTGCCGCGCAAGGTGTTCACCCCGACCCACATGTTCGACGCGCGGGTCAGCCTGCTGTCCGAGGCCGCGGCGCTCAAACCGCGCACCCGGGTGCGCGTGCACGCGGGCACGGCCGAGATTTTAGGGCGGATCGTCAACCTCGAGTCCGAGCGGATCGAGCCCGGCTCAACGGTGCTGGCCCAGATCCGCCTCGAGCAGCCGCTGGTTTTAATGCCCGAGGACCGCTTCGTGCTGCGCTCCTATTCGCCGGTGCGCACCATCGGCGGCGGCATGGTGCTCCACGCCCGGCCGGGTAAGCACAAGCCCGGACGCCAGGGGTTGCTGGCCGACCTGCGCAAGCTCGCCGACGGCACGCTGCTCGAGCAGGTGGCGATCCACGTCGAGGGCGCGGGATTCCGCGGCCTGGCGCAGCGCGAATTACCGACCCTGGTGCGGGCCTCGCGCCGTGAGATCAACCGCGCGTTCGACAAGCTGTTGGCCCAAGGCACGATCGTC comes from Candidatus Alcyoniella australis and encodes:
- the selB gene encoding selenocysteine-specific translation elongation factor; its protein translation is MNVPEKRLVLGTAGHVDHGKTSMVLRLSGIDTDRLKEEKTRGITIELGFAFIDLPSGIRLGIVDVPGHERFVRAMVAGAGGIDLLALIVAADEGVMPQTREHFEICRLLGVRHGLIVLTKIDLVEDPELLEMARQDVAELVADTFLADAPLVEFSATTGQGRDELIAVLDALAQQVEQRPTDGLFRMPIDRVFTLRGLGTVVTGTSIEGEIQVGAEVEVLPSRKRAKVRSIQVHGESADAARAGQRTAINLQGVDRDEIERGEVLVPRKVFTPTHMFDARVSLLSEAAALKPRTRVRVHAGTAEILGRIVNLESERIEPGSTVLAQIRLEQPLVLMPEDRFVLRSYSPVRTIGGGMVLHARPGKHKPGRQGLLADLRKLADGTLLEQVAIHVEGAGFRGLAQRELPTLVRASRREINRAFDKLLAQGTIVKVEREESRAIHSRFLQMVTSSIAALLERYHADRPNDPGMPLGELRSRIEYPLPGRLFNRALEALAASSEVVVEQDIARRADHKVVLAGKLQQTVEEVADIFARAGLTPPTQNEVLEQFDDREYALEALKQLSAQGKIVRVAQFLYFDAAALEKLAGQLKAYLEQHGEINAQGYKELTGASRKFTIPLAEYFDRIKLTVRRGDVRLPRRSG